Proteins encoded in a region of the Phoenix dactylifera cultivar Barhee BC4 unplaced genomic scaffold, palm_55x_up_171113_PBpolish2nd_filt_p 000860F, whole genome shotgun sequence genome:
- the LOC120107425 gene encoding remorin-like isoform X2 encodes MAKEESKKVAVEGSSVTAPPPEPTKDVAEEKVVIPPPSEEKPDDSKALAVVENVLTEKSTGGSTERDAQLARVETEKRMSLIRAWEENEKAKAENKAAKKMSSITAWENSTKAAMEAELKAKEEALEKKKAEYAEKMKNKVAMLHKVAEEKKAFVEAKRGEEILKAEEMAAKYRATGLAPKKLLGCFGA; translated from the exons ATGGCGAAAGAGGAGTCGAAGAAGGTGGCGGTAGAGGGCTCGTCAGTGACCGCTCCGCCGCCGGAACCCACCAAGGACGTTGCTGAGGAGAAGGTGGTGATCCCGCCGCCGTCGGAGGAGAAGCCTGACGATTCCAAGGCTCTGGCCGTCGTCGAGA ATGTTTTGACAGAGAAAAGCACGGGGGGTTCGACTGAGAGAG ATGCTCAACTTGCAAGGGTTGAAACAGAGAAGAGAATGTCTTTAATAAGGGCATGGGAGGAAAATGAAAAGGCTAAAGCTGAAAATAA GGCTGCTAAAAAGATGTCATCTATTACTGCATGGGAGAACTCAACTAAGGCAGCTATGGAAGCTGAGCTGAAAGCAAAAGAG GAAGCAttagaaaaaaagaaggcaGAATATgcagaaaaaatgaaaaacaaggtGGCCATGCTTCACAAAGTAgcagaagagaagaaagcttTTGTTGAGGCCAAGCGGGGCGAGGAGATCTTGAAGGCAGAGGAAATGGCTGCAAAATACCGTGCCACAGGGCTTGCTCCGAAGAAGCTCCTCGGGTGCTTTGGGGCCTAA
- the LOC120107425 gene encoding remorin-like isoform X1, producing the protein MAKEESKKVAVEGSSVTAPPPEPTKDVAEEKVVIPPPSEEKPDDSKALAVVEKVADVLTEKSTGGSTERDAQLARVETEKRMSLIRAWEENEKAKAENKAAKKMSSITAWENSTKAAMEAELKAKEEALEKKKAEYAEKMKNKVAMLHKVAEEKKAFVEAKRGEEILKAEEMAAKYRATGLAPKKLLGCFGA; encoded by the exons ATGGCGAAAGAGGAGTCGAAGAAGGTGGCGGTAGAGGGCTCGTCAGTGACCGCTCCGCCGCCGGAACCCACCAAGGACGTTGCTGAGGAGAAGGTGGTGATCCCGCCGCCGTCGGAGGAGAAGCCTGACGATTCCAAGGCTCTGGCCGTCGTCGAGA AGGTTGCAGATGTTTTGACAGAGAAAAGCACGGGGGGTTCGACTGAGAGAG ATGCTCAACTTGCAAGGGTTGAAACAGAGAAGAGAATGTCTTTAATAAGGGCATGGGAGGAAAATGAAAAGGCTAAAGCTGAAAATAA GGCTGCTAAAAAGATGTCATCTATTACTGCATGGGAGAACTCAACTAAGGCAGCTATGGAAGCTGAGCTGAAAGCAAAAGAG GAAGCAttagaaaaaaagaaggcaGAATATgcagaaaaaatgaaaaacaaggtGGCCATGCTTCACAAAGTAgcagaagagaagaaagcttTTGTTGAGGCCAAGCGGGGCGAGGAGATCTTGAAGGCAGAGGAAATGGCTGCAAAATACCGTGCCACAGGGCTTGCTCCGAAGAAGCTCCTCGGGTGCTTTGGGGCCTAA